The Octopus bimaculoides isolate UCB-OBI-ISO-001 chromosome 17, ASM119413v2, whole genome shotgun sequence genome includes the window TATTAGTTGTTGCACAACTTTTCTATATAAAATGCAATTGAAATACTATGGAAGAGTTCAGTATCCTCATGAACAACCTACACCCGCCTCTCCAATTTACAAAGAAGATGAATAATACCAAATTACCATTCCTAAATATACGGCTTTCCGTATCAAAATTAAGTGGAAGTGAATTCGTTTCAGTTGTTTTGGGAAGATGGGACATGGAAGTCGATGTCATCCCGGATGGAACTGTCTATGTAGGTACATAGTGGTTTCAAAACAATGTCAGTAAAATTGCTTAGACGGTGGGTACAGCATGCTGGACCAACTATATTAGGTCTAGGTTTCAAGCCTTTTGAATATAGTAATTTTATGTACtcactttcttgttcttttactgcatgcttatgtattttttaacttatatattttcGGTAAGCCGTAGAAGTTGCTGGGTTTGGGCTCGAAATTAGTGATATAGTCTCTTTCATTATCGATAAGTGAGTTATAGTGTTTTGAAACCAGGTTCTTGATCTTCTTCATAATGTGGAATCTATATTTGAAGGTATTTCACAATAGAAGCTTGTGTCCTTCAGTTGATCTTCAACCAAATCTTTGTAAGTAATCTGCATCCATAATAACAACTGCGCCCCCTTTATctgcttgtttaattattattgtttgataGTTTTGTATACGTTTAAGTGCAGACATGTCCGATTTGTTAATGTTTGGCCTAACATTTGTATTGCGCTAAGGGGAAATTTTGACAGGATATCAATGTATTGCTCAAGATAGTTATTTCTTCCTTTTGAtggggtgaaatttgatttattctttACTAGGGATTCATCAATCTCATTACTTTTATAAGTGAAGAATTCTACAAGTCGTAACTTATGACAGAATTTTTGAATATCCTCCTTTAGTTCTTGGTGGTTGCTTGTTGGTGTAGGTGTAAATTTCAGTCCTTTTGAGAGAAGTTGAATTTCATCATTGTTAAGATCTCTTTgggataaattaattattttaggaTCTATACGTTCAGTTGTTTTGGGTGTGTTTCatcttagattttttttctttctccggtGTTTGTTGTCCTGACATTGAAAAAtggatttttctgtttattatttatgttcctgttgttgtttgcTTGATGGACTTTGCGTTTTGGTTGTGGCATTTTACTTGGTTTCGTTTTGTTTCCAgtcctgttttttgttgttgtttttttttatattatgtatattattaatcaatttcctgtttgtattgtttttaacaACCTGGAGGAATGACGTAGGTTTACTTCCAGATCTAGATCGGTTTTTTGCCCAATTTCTTGTAGGTAATCTTGGTTGAAGTTTTGAAAATGATCTCCGAATGGTCTGATCAAAGGAATATCTATCTTGTTTGCCCCCTATCTATTCATATTGTGTGCATCAGGGTGTTTGCAAAAAGGAAGAGTTCTTCCTGTTGTTCATCTTCAATTCATGGTGAAACGAGTGTTCATATTGCCACGTGCTCTGGTGAGATCGTTCACTTTTAATGTTATTTCTCAGAGTTCTAGAGTCTTTACCATAATTGGTAGTATATTTGTCGagaaataattgtttctgctGCCATAACTTTCTTGATCAGCTTTCTTCTTTTGAGATATCTCTGATCTATAGTTCTCGCATTGTTTCTGCGATATTGCCAATCGTTAGTTTTGATATTTCGTCTCCAATTTGACCATCAATAGCTTCGTATTTGACTTTATAACAGGATTGTTTACACAGAGTAATGGTGTAGAATTTTGGCCCAGAATTTTGCCAAAGTAAGTTTCTATAGCAGAAGCAGTTACCAGAGGCGTGTGTGCGAGGTTAAAGCCTCAGTTGCTTAATATTGTCTTCAATTAGGTTATACAAAGCCTCTTAATTCAGCTATTACGTGATCTGGTGATTGGGCGAGTTGGTTGGTCAAGTACAACTATCCAATCGTGTCGCTACAACAAGTCATTTTCCCCCGGTGGGAAAATCAAGCACCAAGCCACAGAAGATATAAATAGCAGTTTTTTCGGCTGTCCGGCCTCTTCTACTTCAGGTCATAGACCATATGCAGTCACCGTCATTCTAATGACGTTTGCCTAGCAGTCTTCTTACTACCGTCGTTCTAATGACACTTGCCTCACCATCGTTTTCGCAACGAATATCAAACGGCTATCATTATATCCTACGTTATCATAGCGATTTATTCAACAGCTAACTACACCACAGCCTGCTCGACATTGGCCTGTCATATTACCCATTCTACTCTACATTAGCCTATCATGTTAGCAATTTCGTTGAAACCTGCTATGAACAGTAAGTCTAAGCTATGAACTGAATATGTTTTCTGTCTAAGCCTCATACACGACACTGCACACACATTTCTGATACCCTTGCAATTTTGCCTCACGACAAGTTAGCGGTTACTTGTTATTCAAAAAGGATCCACATCATGTTAAtatttgatttcttacattgtatGAAAAGCTGTGTTTGTATCATCTATCCcaaataaattctatttattattgAATGGAGTCTAATCTTCTTTTTACGACAGAATACTGTTATACGGAATACTACATGGTCATCTCCACACCACTGAGTTTGGTGTAATGTCGCGCTAGTATTCCGCTAAACTCCCATCGAACCTTTGTTTCCTCCTCTGGTTCTCCTACAAGTTCTTTAATTAGGTACTTCCGAGGAAGCACGGGTGCCGCTAAAGAAATCCATTTCGAATGTGTTTCGGCATATTTTTCGCATTTATCCGCCTTCCAGAAGTTTTGTTTTCTTACGTTAAGAATTTTTTTCCATGTCTGctacatctcttttctttttcgatGTGCTTCGTTTTCCTGATTCCTATTTTTTTTCTGACATCCAAGGAGGTTGTGGTAGATTTTCTCTTGTAGATTTTATAACTATTGGTATAATTTCAGCTAAATTCTTAATTTCAGAGTTTATATCTTCATTTACAAGTTTTCCGTCTGTAGggtgtttttctatttcttttaaaatagggGATTGTGTGTCAATCATCGTAATGAGGGTTGACAATTTCAATGCAATTTCCATTAGAATtctttctgattcttttaattttgtttgttgctttccAGATATTTTGGCATATACACaataggaacatatatatatatatatataatagatagatagatagatagatagatagatagatagatagatagatagatagatagatagatagatagatagatagatgtaacgGTTATGATTGATTAGGTACACAATCAGCAGTTGTGacgataaaaatttgttgttgttatatcggCCTGTTGTAGGATGCGAAAGATGAACAACGCATGAAgttttaagaaagtatttattttccGTTACGTTGAAAAATACCATACCACGACGGGCAGGTTATAATAGAtccaaaagcatgcgaagtaaagtttgtgtttgtgtcctcttcattgtttagtagtaatcCACAGAAAGCGATAgtatgatgttgtaagagaacagaattagagctagtgtgAGTTGTAGGGtgtgggacgttgtctcacagttgctgacagtaaatttcattttttctcgCTGACCATTGTCTTAGTAGCTACATTCATTGTGGTCATGATTATAGCAGCCCGTTCCCTACCTAATTGAGTCGTTCACGAGCCGCCTCGCTCTGTTGTCGCCAAGTGACTACTTCGATTTTGCTCGGggcttcttgtttttataactatctagaaggatagacatatcattgagaacaatagatttagttggtggtcttgttatctctattctagcttttggtgaagtagcaGAGGTTAGAAAGGGTTAAGTgttgaagacattatttcggcctagctaaaggcatctagaatatgtaaaactgctgtcagagaaaaaccattgttccaccgtgtgttaatttaaatttggctatagtggatcgaatccacttcatgcatgcaagatccactacatacANNNNNNNNNNNNNNNNNNNNNNNNNNNNNNNNNNNNNNNNNNNNNNNNNNNNNNNNNNNNNNNNNNNNNNNNNNNNNNNNNNNNNNNNNNNNNNNNNNNNNNNNNNNNNNNNNNNNNNNNNNNNNNNNNNNNNNNNNNNNNNNNNNNNcacatatatatatatatatatatcattcaactactaccggagttgaataatattcttaaggccacaaTTTACTCACACCTTTCAAAGCTtgttgctaattcagttcttaaccaaattgaaaactacTAAGATTTTTGAAGAGGAGTgatccctagctacattttggcataaaaaattgagattttatccagtagaaaaaagtttacatcaaaattcgTAGCAACGTTATAAGTAATgtcaccaatcaagtttagatctaaataactttatttcaaaagcaaaatatatttattttagcttcaatgatagaagaaagcacgAAGAgtttcatagttttggtcccatgcaacaaaaatttgcatAAAAAAGTTGTGAGATAAAATACcaggaaaaaatataagtaaggcaaaaaattggaggGTATGCAAATTCATCAAGCAAAAAATAAGCATttggtcaagactaaaaatgtgaagacttggcaataacttaggcaataactcaagcaaattttactgtgaatttgttgttataggtagattttactgtaatatataagtaattttcgtattattctatttattgtactaactatcATCTTTTATAACGTATTTTCAAAcgtctaattattaattaataatttttttaaatgtcaaaaaatattttgagtcatttaaaaatttttttaatagaagtaacaagtaataacaaatagaagtaatatatgtatgtgtgtgtgtgtgtgtgtgtgtgtgtgtgtgtgtgtctgtgtctgtgtctgtgtgtgtgtgtgtgtgtgtctgtgtgtgtgtgtctgtctgtgtgtgcgtgtctgtgtgtctctgtgtgtgtgtgtatgtgtgtgtgtgtgtgtgtgtgtgtgtgtacatacatatacataggcgtgtatgattgtgtatagaagaatatatcaCTCAAAGAAgtttcaactttgattttcacgttttatttacaatcttataataatataatataagatgatataatataatgaaatgatagaatattaaatgtccattctgattgaactagtactttcatgcattaaactatgcaatctttctaaaaatagccaaacaattACTGTTTTGGTCAGGGTCAAAATACAGGTCTCTTGACATGTTCAACAAACCGCGATGCCTAAACTAAACACTATTCAACATAAGTAATTTTAGTAAAGCCACATATTGATTGAtcagaatacagtttgcaaaacttaacattctggagcctatacaaatgtatttaaggcacacatTTTAGCCGTCTCACTACAGttataaattgtaaaacataactgtcaccactactcTATGAActtgaagattgcatagtttaatgcatggaAGTACTAATTCAATCGGAATGGACATTTAATGTTCTATCATTTcatcatattatatcataatatatatatattatattattataagactgtaaataaaacgagaaaatcaaagttggaatttctttgagatatctatatatgtatatatgcatatgcgtgtgtgtatatatgtatatatatatatatatatatatatatatNNNNNNNNNNNNNNNNNNNNNNNNNNNNNNNNNNNNNNNNNNNNNNNNNNNNNNNNNNNNNNNNNNNNNNNNNNNNNNNNNNNNNNNNNNNNNNNNNNNNGTTCAAACTGACCGCGGTGGAAGTGACCACCTTACTATGACGGTCTTGGATCAAAGCCGTCAGGACATTCAACACCCGATATGTGATTCGATCTTCAATGCAAAACAACCAACAAAAATCGGGACTTGGAATGTGAGGACACTGTACCAGTGTGGCAGACTGGCGTAGCTGCTTGAAGAAGTAGAAAGATATCAGATGGACATCCGCGAAATGGCAGTGGACGGTTAGTCAGTGATGGCAGGACCGTTATCTACTCGGGTCACAAATTGGAAGACGTGCGAGGAGTTGGCATTGTCATGTCCCTAAGTGCAGCTGGAACACTCATCGGATGGAAGCCTGCCAGCGATTCCTAATGCATCAGTTGTGGATggaacagtgattgatactatgcaacaaagacatATCAATTCCAGGATCACCGTCATCCAGGCCTATGCTCCCATCGAAGACACAGAAGAGGCCGATAAAGACGCTTTCTATGACCAACTACAGGACGCGTTGGACGACGCCCCTCATCACGACTTGGTCCTACTAACTGGCGACTTCAACGCCAAAAGCACAAGAAACCAACAAGGCTACGAGCACGTAATTAGCCCAAACGGCACAGCGACTGATACTAGCAGCAACAGCGAACGGTTGGTCTCGTTCTGCTCAACGAATGGGTTGGTGATCGGAAACACTTACTTCGAGCAGAAGTGGATCTACAAGGAAATGTGGCGATCACCAGATGGTCGGACCTTTAACGAGGTCGACTACGTCTGTACTAGTAAGCGGTGGAAATCGACCCTGCTGGACATGCGGACGTGCCGGGGAGCAGATGTGGGCTCAGATCATTACCTCCTCCTCATGAAGTATCGGCTTCGATTGAGGTGCTTGCCGCTCGTGCAGAGTCGCCCCCGCCCCTTTGCAGTGGAGAAATTTAAAGACCGAAGGACAGTCGATCAGTTCCAATAGGAACTGAGAAACCGATTCTGACCTTTCGCAGATGTGGACGATGTCGACATCGACGGCTGCTTTGGGAAATTTAAGGAGGCAATTATCGAAAGTGCCGAGAAGACCATTGGCAGATTCCGTGGCACGTAGAAGGAGTGTTGGATCCTGATTGATGCAAGACGAAAGGCTAAAATACAACGAGACCTAGCGCAAACAGACGAAGCCCAGCAAGAAGCATCGGAGACGTATTGGCTCAAAGAGTGAAGAAGAGCTGTCGGAAAGACAAGCAGGTTTGATTGGAACAAAGGAGTCAGGAGGCAGCAGATCAAAATGATACGAATACTTTATACCGTATCGCACGTGACCTTACCGAAACGAGAAGCAGACAAGGGGTGTCCGTCACGGACAAGAACGGGAAGGCATTACTGGCGGTCGAAAATCAAGCAATAAGATGGGTCGAACACTTTAAGGAGACGCTCAGTCAGCCAGCGCCTATGGATCTCTTTGCCCTTGATCCACCGATCTGGCAGTGAACACAGGTGAGATCACGACGGCCAAGACCGTGGTAGCGATACGACTCCTGAAGAACAACAAGGTGCTGGGACTGGATATGGTGGCGGCATAGATGCTGAAACACGGTGGTCATCCCGTCATCAAACATCTGACAGCCCTCCTAAATGTATGCTGAACAACAGGCCAAGTCCCAGAGAATTGGCAACGGAGAGTAATCGTCAAGCTCCCAAAGAAAGGAAACCTCACCGATTGCAGTAATTGGAGAGGAATTAAACTTCTGTCTTTCGGAGTCTAGATGCTGCGTTCGAACAGAGACTGGCTACACTGACTATTTCTCCATTGAAACCGGTGTACAGCAAGGGTGCATGCTATCCCCTCTCTTATTTCTTATGGCGATCGACTTCGTCATGTGCGGGGCGATGCGCCAACGCGGATTTGGGATTCCGTGGTGTGAATCGGGGCGCCTAACTAGCCTTGACTTCGCCAACGACATCGCACTCCTCGGAGCAACGAAGAATGTTATTCGCACAATGACAGAGAGATTGGAATGGTAGGCGACTAAGATCAGACTCCGCATAAGTGCAAACAAGACGAAGATCATGAGGATTGGATATGTTGATGAGAATAACAATGGCATCCCCTTGATGATTGGACAACACCAAATCAAAGAAGTTGATGAATTCGCCTATTTGGTCAGTTCGTGGCCAATGACGGAGGTGCTAAACGCGACGTTACCTGCCAGATTTGGAAGGCCTCGGCTGTCTTTCAAAGACTCAAACCCATCTGGGCAGGCAGGGCGATTTCGACCAAGACCAAAGTGTACCTCTTCAACAGCATTGTTATACTATCGGCAATATACGCGGCAGAAACGTGGAAGACATCAGCAAAGATCGGGCGAAGGTTCAATGTATTTCAGCTACGATGCCTCCAGAGGATACTGTGAATATCATACCAGGACCACATCACCAACGACGCGATACATCAGCGAACTGATACCCGTCCACTCTATGACATTGTCAATGAGCGCCGCCTGCAATTCACAGGCCATGTCTTCCGATTACCATCGTTACAGCATGCGAAAACCGCAATTCTGTAGAAGCTACTGCATGGCAAGTGAAAACAAGGGCAACTAAAAGTGACTTAGTGCCGCACCTTCATCGATGACCTTAAAACTATTAAACATTTCATGGGATGAAGCTGAAATTGCTGCGGCCGACTGACCACGTTGGAGAAGCCTTGCCGCCCATTGCGCCACACGGTGAAGGGAGATCTAAGactaagatatatgcatatatatatatatatatataNNNNNNNNNNNNNNNNNNNNNNNNNNNNNNNNNNNNNNNNNNNNNNNNNNNNNNNNNNNNNNNNNNNNNNNNNNNNNNNNNNNNNNNNNNNNNNNNNNNNNNNNNNNNNNNNNNNNNNNNNNNNNNNNNNNNNNNNNNNNNNNNNNNNNNNNNNNNNNNNNNNNNNNNNNNNNNNNNNNNNNNNNNNNNNNNNNNNNNNNNNNNNNNNNNNNNNNNNNNNNNNNNNNNNNNNNNNNNNNNNNNNNNNNNNNNNNNNNNNNNNNNNNNNNNNNNNNNNNNNNNNNNNNNNNNNNNNNNNNNNNNNNNNNNNNNNNNNNNNNNNNNNNNNNNNNNNNNNNNNNNNNNNNNNNNNNNNNNNNNNNNNNNNNNNNNNNNNNNNNNNNNNNNNNNNNNNNNNNNNNNNNNNNNNNNNNNNNNNNNNNNNNNNNNNNNNNNNNNNNNNNNNNNNNNNNNNNNNNNNNNNNNNNNNNNNNNNNNNNNNNNNNNNNNNNNNNNNNNNNNNNNNNNNNNNNNNNNNNNNNNNNNNNNNNNNNNNNNNNNNNNNNNNNNNNNNNNNNNNNNNNNNNNNNNNNNNNNNNNNNNNNNNNNNNNNNNNNNNNNNNNNNNNNNNNNNNNNNNNNNNNNNNNNNNNNNNNNNNNNNNNNNNNNNNNNNNNNNNNNNNNNNNNNNNNNNNNNNNNNNNNNNNNNNNNNNNNNNNNNNNNNNNNNNNNNNNNNNNNNNNNNNNNNNNNNNNNNNNNNNNNNNNNNNNNNNNNNNNNNNNNNNNNNNNNNNNNNNNNNNNNNNNNNNNNNNNNNNNNNNNNNNNNNNNNNNNNNNNNNNNNNNNNNNNNNNNNNNNNNNNNNNNNNNNNNNNNNNNNNNNNNNNNNNNNNNNNNNNNNNNNNNNNNNNNNNNNNNNNNNNNNNNNNNNNNNNNNNNNNNNNNNNNNNNNNNNNNNNNNNNNNNNNNNNNNNNNNNNNNNNNNNNNNNNNNNNNNNNNNNNNNNNNNNNNNNNNNNNNNNNNNNNNNNNNNNNNNNNNNNNNNNNNNNNNNNNNNNNNNNNNNNNNNNNNNNNNNNNNNNNNNNNNNNNNNNNNNNNNNNNNNNNNNNNNNNNNNNNNNNNNNNNNNNNNNNNNNNNNNNNNNNNNNNNNNNNNNNNNNNNNNNNNNNNNNNNNNNNNNNNNNNNNNNNNNNNNNNNNNNNNNNNNNNNNNNNNNNNNNNNNNNNNNNNNNNNNNNNNNNNNNNNNNNNNNNNNNNNNNNNNNNNNNNNNNNNNNNNNNNNNNNNNNNNNNNNNNNNNNNNNNNNNNNNNNNNNNNNNNNNNNNNNNNNNNNNNNNNNNNNNNNNNNNNNNNNNNNNNNNNNNNNNNNNNNNNNNNNNNNNNNNNNNNNNNNNNNNNNNNNNNNNNNNNNNNNNNNNNNNNNNNNNNNNNNNNNNNNNNNNNNNNNNNNNNNNNNNNNNNNNNNNNNNNNNNNNNNNNNNNNNNNNNNNNNNNNNNNNNNNNNNNNNNNNNNNNNNNNNNNNNNNNNNNNNNNNNNNNNNNNNNNNNNNNNNNNNNNNNNNNNNNNNNNNNNNNNNNNNNNNNNNNNNNNNNNNNNNNNNNNNNNNNNNNNNNNNNNNNNNNNNNNNNNNNNNNNNNNNNNNNNNNNNNNNNNNNNNNNNNNNNNNNNNNNNNNNNNNNNNNNNNNNNNNNNNNNNNNNNNNNNNNNNNNNNNNNNNNNNNNNNNNNNNNNNNNNNNNNNNNNNNNNNNNNNNNNNNNNNNNNNNNNNNNNNNNNNNNNNNNNNNNNNNNNNNNNNNNNNNNNNNNNNNNNNNNNNNNNNNNNNNNNNNNNNNNNNNNNNNNNNNNNNNNNNNNNNNNNNNNNNNNNNNNNNNNNNNNNNNNNNNNNNNNNNNNNNNNNNNNNNNNNNNNNNNNNNNNNNNNNNNNNNNNNNNNNNNNNNNNNNNNNNNNNNNNNNNNNNNNNNNNNNNNNNNNNNNNNNNNNNNNNNNNNNNNNNNNNNNNNNNNNNNNNNNNNNNNNNNNNNNNNNNNNNNNNNNNNNNNNNNNNNNNNNNNNNNNNNNNNNNNNNNNNNNNNNNNNNNNNNNNNNNNNNNNNNNNNNNNNNNNNNNNNNNNNNNNNNNNNNNNNNNNNNNNNNNNNNNNNNNNNNNNNNNNNNNNNNNNNNNNNNNNNNNNNNNNNNNNNNNNNNNNNNNNNNNNNNNNNNNNNNNNNNNNNNNNNNNNNNNNNNNNNNNNNNNNNNNNNNNNNNNNNNNNNNNNNNNNNNNNNNNNNNNNNNNNNNNNNNNNNNNNNNNNNNNNNNNNNNNNNNNNNNNNNNNNNNNNNNNNNNNNNNNNNNNNNNNNNNNNNNNNNNNNNNNNNNNNNNNNNNNNNNNNNNNNNNNNNNNNNNNNNNNNNNNNNNNNNNNNNNNNNNNNNNNNNNNNNNNNNNNNNNNNNNNNNNNNNNNNNNNNNNNNNNNNNNNNNNNNNNNNNNNNNNNNNNNNNNNNNNNNNNNNNNNNNNNNNNNNNNNNNNNNNNNNNNNNNNNNNNNNNNNNNNNNNNNNNNNNNNNNNNNNNNNNNNNNNNNNNNNNNNNNNNNNNNNNNNNNNNNNNNNNNNNNNNNNNNNNNNNNNNNNNNNNNNNNNNNNNNNNNNNNNNNNNNNNNNNNNNNNNNNNNNNNNNNNNNNNNNNNNNNNNNNNNNNNNNNNNNNNNNNNNNNNNNNNNNNNNNNNNNNNNNNNNNNNNNNNNNNNNNNNNNNNNNNNNNNNNNNNNNNNNNNNNNNNNNNNNNNNNNNNNNNNNNNNNNNNNNNNNNNNNNNNNNNNNNNNNNNNNNNNNNNNNNNNNNNNNNNNNNNNNNNNNNNNNNNNNTGTGGTCGACCTAACGGTGGTACttg containing:
- the LOC106881991 gene encoding craniofacial development protein 2, whose amino-acid sequence is MQQRHINSRITVIQAYAPIEDTEEADKDAFYDQLQDALDDAPHHDLVLLTGDFNAKSTRNQQGYEHVISPNGTATDTSSNSERLVSFCSTNGLVIGNTYFEQKWIYKEMWRSPDGRTFNEVDYVCTSKRWKSTLLDMRTCRGADVGSDHYLLLMKYRLRLRCLPLVQSRPRPFAVEKFKDRRTVDQFQ